A single region of the Sus scrofa isolate TJ Tabasco breed Duroc chromosome 17, Sscrofa11.1, whole genome shotgun sequence genome encodes:
- the MROH8 gene encoding protein MROH8 produces MALLCGDALKEVAKEAAEGTHYLLHITLRLKCKILLEAARPCIYLQHNTNSLRPHSPHSRKSFTVVCKEKDISHDKKNHQNLKRAMKKCQELLELYDIKRFYSCLFKIAQLLMILLIQIHHSIGLTMSDVAFPSGLYAGQEMSSEISPLCFAIQATKTLLLRTLCWQEFNNMEKNRG; encoded by the exons ATGGCACTGCTCTGTGGGGACGCACTGAAAGAGGTGGCCAAGGAGGCTGCAGAGGGCACTCACTACCTGCTGCACATCACCCTGCGGCTGAAGTGTAAAATCCTGCTGGAGGCAGCGAGGCCCTGCATTTATCTCCAGCACAACACCAACTCCTTGCGCCCTCACTCCCCACATTCTAGAAAGTCTTTTACAGTAGTTTGTAAAGAGAAAG ATATCTCTCATGACAAGAAAAATCACCAAAACTtaaaaagagcaatgaaaaaatGTCAAGAACTCCTGGAACTCTACGATATTAAACGGTTCTACAGTTGTCTCTTCAAAATTGCCCAG CTTCTCATGATCCTGCTCATCCAGATCCACCACAGCATCGGCCTCACCATGTCTGATGTCGCCTTCCCAAGTGGCCTGTATGCAGGACAGGAAATGTCTTCAGAGATCTCCCCTTTGTG CTTTGCCATACAGGCTACAAAGACTCTCCTCCTCAGAACATTGTGCTGGCAGGAATTCAAcaacatggaaaagaatagaggatGA